The Streptomyces sp. NBC_00775 genome includes the window CCTCGGCGTCCTGGACGCGGATGTGGATACCGGGCGCCGTGGTGGCGAGGCGGGCCAGCGCGGGGGCGACGACCAGGCCGATGCCGGTCGCGAAGGAGGCGACGGTGACGGTACCCGCGGAGCCCGAGCTGTACGCGGCCAGCTCGGCTTCGGCGCGCTCCAGTTGGGCGAGCACGGCGTTGGTGTGGCTGAGCAGGATCTCGCCGGCGGGCGTCAGCCGTACACCCTTGGCACCGCGCTCGACGAGCCGGTGCCCCGTCTCCTGTTCCAGCGCGGCCAGCTGCTGGGAGACGGCCGAGGGCGTGAGATAGAGCGCGGCGGCAGCCGCCGTCACCGTGCGGTGGTCGGCCACCGCACGGAGGATGTGGAGCCGCCGCGCTTCGATCATGTGACCGATTCTCTCAGGTCACGCGCGCCTTTCAGCTCTCCAGCTCCGCGCGTGCGGCCACGAACGCGTCCACCGCCCGGTTCACATCCTCCGTCGAGTGCCCCGCGGACAGCTGCACCCGGATACGGGCCTGCCCCTGCGGAACCACCGGGTACGAGAAGCCGATCACGTACACCCCGCGCTCCAGGAGCAGCTCCGCCATGCGCCCGGCGACGGACGCGTCGCCGATCATGACGGGGGCGATCGCATGGTCGCCGGGGAGGATGTCGAAGCCCTCCTCGGTCATCCGGGAGCGGAAGAGCGCGGTGTTCTCGGCGAGCCGGACGCGCAGGTCGTCGGCCGACTCCAGCAGGTCGAGGACCTTCAGGGAGGCCGCCGCGATCACCGGGGCGAGCGTGTTCGAGAAGAGGTACGGACGCGACCGCTGGCGCAGCAGGGCGACGATCTCGGCGCGGGCGGCGACGTAACCGCCGGACGCCCCGCCGAGCGCCTTGCCCAGGGTGCCCGTGATGATGTCGACGCGGTCCATCACGCCGTGCAGCTCGGGGGTGCCGCGGCCGCCGGGGCCGACGAAGCCGACGGCGTGCGAGTCGTCGACCATGACCATGGCGTCGTAGCGGTCGGCGAGGTCGCAGATCTCCTTCAGGGGCGCGACATAGCCGTCCATCGAGAACACGCCGTCGGTGACGATCAGCCGGCGACGGGCGTCGGAGGCCTCCTTGAGCTGGGCCTCCAGATCGGCCATGTCACGGTTGGCGTACCGGAAGCGGCGCGCCTTGGACAGCCGGATGCCGTCGATGATCGAGGCGTGGTTGAGGGCGTCGGAGATGACCGCGTCCTCGGCTCCGAGAAGGGTCTCGAAGACACCGCCGTTGGCGTCGAAGCAGGAGGAGTAGAGGATCGTGTCCTCCTGGCCGAGGAACGCGGACAGCCGCGCCTCCAGCTCCTTGTGCACCTCCTGCGTACCGCAGATGAAGCGCACGGACGCCATGCCGTAGCCCCAGCGGTCGAGCGCCTCGTGGGCGGCGGCGACGACCTCGGGGTGGTCGGCGAGGCCGAGGTAGTTGTTCGCGCAGAAGTTGAGGACCTCGCCGGGGCGGCCGCCCGCGGTGACGTTCACGGTCGCGGACTGCGGGGTGCCGATGACGCGCTCGGGCTTGTGCAGTCCGGCGGCGCGGATCTCGTCGAGGGT containing:
- a CDS encoding glycine C-acetyltransferase, translated to MFDSVRDDLRTTLDEIRAAGLHKPERVIGTPQSATVNVTAGGRPGEVLNFCANNYLGLADHPEVVAAAHEALDRWGYGMASVRFICGTQEVHKELEARLSAFLGQEDTILYSSCFDANGGVFETLLGAEDAVISDALNHASIIDGIRLSKARRFRYANRDMADLEAQLKEASDARRRLIVTDGVFSMDGYVAPLKEICDLADRYDAMVMVDDSHAVGFVGPGGRGTPELHGVMDRVDIITGTLGKALGGASGGYVAARAEIVALLRQRSRPYLFSNTLAPVIAAASLKVLDLLESADDLRVRLAENTALFRSRMTEEGFDILPGDHAIAPVMIGDASVAGRMAELLLERGVYVIGFSYPVVPQGQARIRVQLSAGHSTEDVNRAVDAFVAARAELES